caaaaacaaattatcaCAATTAGTGGTGCTCGATTATATGCATGATGTTTTCATGTATACATAATGTACTTGCAAAAGGAAGTTGATAGAAACGTGCAGAGTCATATTGTATTTTGCCGAAATTTCAGGAATTTGCATAAAAATGTGTGCAACATTTTACAACTACTGCTGCCATGCTCGAGTCCAGGGGATAATTGTCATTTTTCCCATTGCCAGCACGTACTCGCGCTCACCGAGTTATTCAGCTGATCTGAGGCGGCGAGGCAGCGTGGCCAGCCTGAGCTCCAGAGGAAGCTACTCCAGATACAGTGCTGACAGGTGAACTTTATGAAATGTTTCAGCTGCTAATGACTCCTCATTAGTGGTGTACAAgaagaaatatactgtatatttacattgttggtgattacattttcacattttgtctaCTTCCCAGACTACgagacagaaagagaacaaCTAGCTCCAGAGAGACAGATGTGAAGCCTGCACATAAGGTTAGTGGGAAGAGACGAAGACGCAAATCCTACTCTCctatgaagaagaggaggagagactcACCAAGCCATCTGGAAGCACGCCGAATCACAAGGTACAGCTTTCCCTGCCTGGTTATCTAGAGCTACAATATACATTTTACGCCTAAAGGCAGCAAAAATGTACTGCTGGTCCCATCTGGTGGTACCCAACCTGAAGTCTTTCCCTCTGAGCGATGTACCTTGAAATGGCATTTAGCCAGCTGATGAGATAACCGTCAGCTCTAAAGTCACCACAGGTGCTAAAGAAGCAGATGGCGAACACAGGcaatctgaaatgtaaaaaagaacaagcacaaactatttttttttaacagatctTGTCTGCCACAGTtagctttacattttttttatttcttacagCTCTTTGACTGCAGCACATGACATACACCCAGAAATGTGCACAAAAGAACACATGACACAGAGAGATTACAAATAACAGATTGTATGTAGTTATTGCTCCAGTAATTTATAAAAGGTGCACTATTCAATATGGGTATATTAATTATGAgccaaatgactatgtgtaatgtaaaaggggtCCCTCGTGGTGACGAACCCACAAAGAATTGTCACCCGACTTcgtagttcccctcagctctacagagtgttttagcatctatCAGCTTGTTTTGATTTTCCTACCCTCAACTTTTGCCCAGGACATTCTGTACTGTTATATAtgcagcacacagacagagttagcgactagctggtgaagatagtggagcatttatcaGCTAAAGAACCAAATATTTTACTTAGGAGTTGCTGGAGaccagtgaatattggacttcacCAGGTTTTCAGAAACACGTGACAAAAAACACGTGATCCCCCCAATTGGCCAAGAAAATCTATTGGCTTTAATCCTGCACTAATTGGTGTTTTTGTCCACTAGGGGGCTACGCAacaagcagtaaacacaacatttacaaaTTATCACCCTATAATATTGATATTGAGACttaacagttgcctatttacacatccaccagacacagagcagcattagcatttattCTGAGTCGTGTCTCAGGCCACCTGTTCACATTGCAGCTTTAattctcttcctgtttttcactttcacaccactTACCTTTTTGGCTCTCCACAGTGCCAGGAAGCGACCCATCCCTTACTTCCGCCCCAGTCCTTCCTCCACCAGTCGGTCCACCAGCGTGTCGTCCTGGAGCAGCCTCTTCACCCGCAGCCGCAGCCGCAGCCCGGTCCGCGGCATCAGCAGGAGCCGGAGCCGGAGCCGCAGCCACAGTTTCTCCTCCTACAGGAGCTACAGCCGCAGCTCGTCCTGGAACTCGATCTTTGGGACCCGCAGTCGCAGCCGGAGTCGCGGTTCACTGAACAAACGCAACAAAACCAGACATTAGGGTTTCTCAGAGAACATGAAGGGACCGAAGCGCCGGTCGTGTTTCCGGTTGAGAGCGGGGACAGTGGATGTTGGAGCAATCGACTGTGTCCATCTCCGTGCTCCACTTTGACGCTTGAGTGGATCTGTCCCAGCAGGGGTCCGACCACGTCTTTCATTGTCTTGTTCACTCTGCCCACAGAGACCACCAGagactttctttcttcttcttcttgtttgtttgttttgttcttgtaCTGCATCCTCTTGCATCAGCACTCGCACTGGCCTGAGACTGTTCATCGCTTAGATATTTACAATAGAAACTGCACGCACATAAGACAGAAACAGTGTTCCTGCATTTGGTCAACTAACATCGCTGTTCCTTCTTTGTATGTCCCTGAACGTCACATTaagttattatcatcattaaatgaatactttaaaatgttttaacagctgaatatttattttaaaactgatgGTTGTTTAAAATCGTGCATAACAAGAATAATATACAGAATGTGTTGGCTAATGCAAGTGCAGATGCACCAGGTAAACGCATTTAAAGTTTCATAAGACATCGGACATTTACTGTCCCATGTCAGGTCTGCAAGTATTGATGTAACACTGGAGCCGTTTGATCCGAGTGTTCACAAACGGCTTCAGACGGATCGTTATCAGGAACGAGGCAAAGGTTTATTGCTCTGATCTCGGCACTTCCCAAGGTGGAAAACAAACGTGTTTCCATTGAAAAATGAAATGGCGAGGGTGGGCAGACGGCGGGCAAACTGCCTGTCAActcaaatgtcaaattaatttaTCCTCTGATCAAGTGGAAAACAATTGAAATGTCAGTCCATGTAATACAACAAAGAGCAATCGAAACATTGCGCAGGGACAGGGAGGGAGATTTCTTTTGACAAAATCTTCACGGTGTCAGTGGCGGTGTTTTTCTTGACAACTCACggcaaataaaacatgtaatgtatttgttttgttgtcaacTTGGGCTGTCTGTACTtctatatgtttttgttttatacttttgattTCAAATGATGGCAGAAAGATAAAGCTGTACCTCATTTGGTTGCAACATGTTGAACAGAAGTCTGAACTTATAAATAGCATTGATTCTCAATTTACTTGAATAATGTTTTCCTGCTTCACCACTGGAACACGTATatcagatgtgtttttgttattgagCTGTATCACAACGGAAGGTCAAGTTTTGAATTGTGTTGCACCATGcatatttattacttatttaatatttattaagtTGCAGTCCCTCTCAGTAGTGGTCAATCTTTCTATGCAACACTGTCAATTTATAGTTCTTATGACACtgctgtaatttatttttgctttgttgtaAATTGTTCTTGGGTTTTGCGACTAGtgcgacattttgggaaatacgcttatttgctgtCTCGCTGAGattcagatgagaagattgatatcactctcgtatctgtctgtcaaatatgaagctacagccagcagccggctaacttagcttagcataaagactggtaaTAGGGAAACAGCTGGCTTGGCTCTGAATCTGCCTagcagcacatctaaagctcacttattaaaatgtatgtcgTGTTTAATCTGTCCAAAACAAGTTGTGTTTATACGGGAGGTTATgggccggactatttcttggccaggcgcaATGAAATCCTGAACTCTCCACTGTTTGCCTGGAAACCTCACAGTCACtgcgcctggccaagaaatagtccggcacacaACCTCTCATAAAACCacttacactttggtttttgtatagattaaacaaacaagatttaacatgtttagtgagctttagtggtgGTGGTAGATGGAATTTTTTACCTTTAGACGTAACCAGGCTAGCTGCGTCCCCGTctccggtctttatgctaagataagctaacccGGCTGCTGATGATAACTTCCTATTtatcgtacagacatgagagtggtttcttctcatctagctcttggcaagaaagcaaataagcttattttcCAAAAAGTCCAACTATTCCATTAAAGTTAAACTCCAGAGTTTGAATCTGCAAAAAAGTTTGAAACTGCCTTTCCGTATAATTAAGAGAGTTATATTTCTCAATCATTTCAAATCCATCATCCTGTCTGCGTAACTGCTCCAGGCCTGACAGACTGCTCTCTATGCACTCAATACTCTCAGCTTATTTCCCTGAATGTCAACTAAATTGGATGAATGAGAGAAATATGACGCTGGAAGAGGAAGGAACTTGGCACAAAAGTCATTCATAAACTATAAACTGATGATGACTGTGTCAACCAGTGTTGACTAGATGCCAGTGGAAGATTTGTGCAGTCATGTTGATAAACTTTCTAGATGGGCCCCCAGGCCAAAGGCCCTCTCCCCATCTCACAATGTAAAGTTTACATCAGTTCTTGTGCAAAATGATTTTGAATATGTAATTACTGTGGTGTAAATATGCATCTGCATTGTATAGATTATACAAAAGCTGTGatcatttgatttacagaaTGTGATTTGGGCCTTGCTGGATGTTAAAATGTTGGTATGGATAGGATGCATTGACCAGTGAAAGACGAAACAATAAGCAGGTCAGGCGCCAATCAATGGACTCTAGATGTCTAAAGATCTGATCATGTCTTTTGTTATTTCAAAAATCCCAATAACAAGGTCATATAGCAATAGTGAGCcagtgtttcagtgttaaaTTATGCATACGCTCCCTGTTTTCCATATGAACGAGCATATTGCAGAATCATATGTTTTTCATACTGTCACATTTTATCTTGTGTCAGTGTGAACTCCACATTGTAATAATGGAAATTGAATTGTCCCCGCCATAACCCCATGAAATCAACTTTCCCTCTCACTGCGTGTTTAGAATAAGATATATAAAATCATGTTCTGAATAAAAACGCCCCTGCAGTCTTGTTTTATGTTGTGAAAACACacgttttttttaaaccacagcAAATACAGGCCACCTTCACAAAGTTGGCTTCTTAGCTGTTGTTTTATCCGTACTGTGACATCAGTGTTTGACCTGAAGCTCTGCGTTATTTTCTATTAAAGAGCCAGTGAGTCACCAAGAGGAGGGATCTCCAACTCTGTGTGAGTTACATGCGGACAGTAACTTAATTTGGTAAAAAGGAGGCTGGTCTTTGGTCAGCTGTTGCGcctgcactgcaaaaaatatccaCATCAGTAAGTAATTGAATCTTAATTTAAGTCTCAGCCTGTTTTTTGAACCTAATAAACAGATGAAACGGTTGATTTGGATCAAAGCAAGCCATTATTTTATCCAATTCTCTCTACTTTAAAGATTAGAATATTCTGCATAACTTCTTAGGTGGATGTTTTTTGCAGTGCGGGAGTTCTCCAGAATCTCCCAGCACTTTACCGACACTTGCTCCGTGCCGACTCATCGTCTGGGAAATCGCCGTCCGGTATAAAACCCACAGCCAGGAGGGATTGAAGGTTTTAGCAAAGTCAGTGTACAAGAGTTTGTTGTTGGGACAGCGGGTGAGTGATTGCGTAACGGTGATGCGCGTAATCCTAAAGAGATAAAGTTTTACCTCATAGGCAGAAGTAGCctagttctttcttttttaaaggaaaaagttTTGGCTCAGGGTTGTTTGGCACAAATAGCAGAACTTTAACTGGTTTTGTACTCAGCTGGACATGGCAGAGGGAGACTTCTACACTATGGGAAACCGGCAGAGGTTTCCCAGGGATCCGTTTGGAGAATCACCGTTCAGAGACCAGCTCGCATCGCGGTTTATGGACGATGACTTTGGGATGCCACCTTTCCCCGACGATCTGGCAATGGACTGGCCGGGCTGGGCTCGGCCTGGCCGGCTTAGCACGCGCCTCAGTTCCTCGCCCTTTAGCAGCAGTTTACGCACAGGTTTCCCCTCGCGTCAGTCCACGGGAGGCCCCACGCTGTACACCAGCAGGTACGGCGAGCCCTCCTCCCGGAGCTCACCCACCACCACCGGGGGGGAGCCCTGGAAAGTTTGCGTGAACGTCCACAGCTTCAAACCAGAGGAATTAAACGTCAAAACGAGAGACGGATTTGTAGAAGTGTCAGGTGAGTTGGGATGCTGTGGCAGAGGTCTAAACTAAATTTAAGCACTTTTTCAGGAGGATACAAAACTTTGTTCATTGGGGATAGGGGCTCTTTAAGGGAAGGAAAAGCTTAAATAGTAGCGTAAATGTGATGGCTTATGATCAGTGACTCGAGGTCAAAGTGAACCCACCTGTCACATCCAAAGTGGCTTTTAAAATGGGGTtttaatagtagtaatagtcaAATAACtagtcaaataaataattagaatgaaaataagaatttgaATTGAAAACAACAGGGCTACAATATGGTTTCATCTGCTTGTGAAAAACACTGATTTGCAGGGCTGTTACTgctgaggacactgaggtcatgcaCTTAGTATTGCTTATGGAAATTTGAGGGTTTGCATTCTGTAATGTTTAAAACTGAATATCTATACATCTGActttttagacaaaaaaaaatactcaaatgAAATGAAGTTATATTGTTTTCTCTAGCAGAAATGTATCTCTGGCTGTGTGGATTTAGACCTACATTTAGGGAGATAGGAGTTCAAAGAAGGTATAATTGAacagttacagtatattttaacaaaattattaaataattggAACATTTTACAAGCTTATTTGATGGTTAGTCAAACTTTTTCTTAGCAAGGTGGGATTTCATTGAGGGAATTTGGACTCCTGACCTCAATATTAGTAAAACCTCTCACTACGGCACTGCTTATCCCTCCaatatatcttttattttcagcaggTAGTCACATTtagacaaaatattttaaacagcCAAGACAAACATCATGTGAGACATAAAAGATGTGATCAAAAAGCAGCAGTCCAGCCAAATCAAAAGCcagaattaataaaacaaagcaTGAAGCACACCTTGCTGCGTATTTCTCAGGATCCTCACTCtaacctggccaagaaatatcAGCTCTTTCACTTTGGCAGCACATTTGAAGCAGTACAATGAAAGCCTCGGTTGTACAACGTGGTCTCGGCATTATTGAGTCTTGATATGGAAGAACGGGACAGATTTTGTGGGACTGGGACTTGCACGTTGGCAGGCAGATCCTCAAGCTTAGACACCTGTTTCAGATTCCTGGAGAATCACTCCCTCGGTCACCCATGAGCTCGATTTAGATTTAAAGCAAGGCCCGTGACAACAGTCTCTGTTTACAATAAGACAAGCTGCTCGCTGCCATCAAACTCCGGAGAGAATGTTCTGGAAATAGGATCACACTTTTCCCCAGCAGTCCTCATGCAGGTTTTGTGTCTGCTGGGGTCACGTAGTAGCTCAGTCGCTGATTATGGGAGTAAGTTGTAGAAATTGCTTCCTCGTGTCTGTGCTTCAAAAGATGAATTCCAGGATACCCAGGGCGGAAGGGGCCACAGAGGACAGCAGGCCCCCCAACTCTAAGTTTTTTATAAACACATTGTTGAAATGCCAGTTGGGTCATTCAATCAGCGCCATGTTGGGCCCGCCTGCCACAGTGACTCGACCCCGTTCTAAAAGTGTGACAGGGAGTGTGATACAAGCATGTTTGAGGTGTTCAGtacatgaacaaacaaatgCTTAACACAGAATGAACCGAGGGTGCTCATCATCTGACTCAGTCGCTTTGAGTTCACCTGAGTGCAGCCACGAGCATGTTTCCTCCTGGTAGAATTCAATGAAAGTACCATTAAAATGTTACTGAATCTTACTGAAAGTTGGTAGGGAAAAAAAGTTGATTCAAATCTTACTGAAGGATTTTAGCTAAAATCCTTCTTACTGAAAGTAAGATTTTAAGATACAAGCACACAAGatcacaaaaacaatcaaaatgcGTCGTTGCTGCACTATTAGCGTTATAAATAGCCCTTTCGTAGGCCTAGTTTTGTACTGGACCGAGCTAAACATTTCGAACCAGCAACAGACTAAACTCACATAGGATCAATGACTGATATGAAGACAATCAGAATCACTGCTGTAATATCACAGCACTTTTCTAAGAGCAgtattaattcatatttttgggCCGCTGAAAATGAGGCTgatgagagtgaatcaaaacagaaaagttggGGGtcgtaaaacaaaaacattgagctgaaagacactaaaatgctctgtagagctgaggggaacttcTCTGTGGGTTCGCCACAACTAGCAACACCTTTTGACATTATACATTTGATCCTTTGTTTATGTAAAACTATTgactaatgcagctttaaaaaaaacaagctacACAGTTAGTAGCTATGAttctttgaactgaactgaaaagtATCAAAAAGTTCCATTTGCAAATGAGAAAACTACAGCCCTGTCCTTGATACTAGTACAGGCAGAAAACCTTTTAGTACATTATCTATTACGATAAGATCTCCTCCTAGAACAGACAGTATTACACAGAGCATCTGGAATTTGGCATTCCTGACGTAAGAGACTTAAAAACAAGGAGAGACAGCGGACTGCTCTGTTGGACTGCTCTCTGACCAAACCTTCATTATTCATGAAATATCTAAGATAATCAGGGGAACACTTATAAGTCTTATGTCATGACGAGGTTTAAATAACAATCTCATGACTTCACCGGTGATCTTAGCACAGTTCTCTCTGGAGTTTTATTCCAACCTCGATCTCTGGTGGAGTCCAGCACTTTCGGCAGGCGGAGACGTCACTGCGGGGGTATAGGGTAGCGCATAGTTGAGCCTGGAGTGCAGACGGGGGTTGAGGGGTGGGGCAGGCCACGCTGCTGGCGGTGGCAGTGATATTTAGCAGCCCCAGAGCAGCTGCTAGCAAgcccaagagagagagagcggccATAAACagaggagaaggtggaggaggggggggggctttCCAGGCTGAGCTGTTCTCCCCAACTTCAGTGTCTTTCGTCAGGAGAATAATTCTTGGAAGAAAGTAGAGAGAATGGAAAGGgtgtttcatttcaacatgttCATTGCATCCCACCCAGCGGTCCCAAAGCAAAAACACTGCTGGTTGTGTTTTGATCTCAGTGTCATCAACACCATTTTGATTTGCATCCATACTAAAGCTCATGGATACATTTAAAGGTTTAAAGAGTcatgatatgtatatatatatataagaccGATGCTGTATTGAACTGGTGATAAGGAGCCTTATTTATGATCCATGACATTTATGATCTCACTAAACTATTGCACAATGTTGAACTTAATCATATCTGAGGGTATTTAAGGTTACTCAACTCACTCACTTGTTTGCTGATGTTGTtttcaaacaggaaaacatgaaGAGAAGCAGGAAGAAGGAGGCATAGTGACAAAGAATTTCACAAAGAAGATACAGTGAGTGTCATTTCAGTGAACTCTGTATCACGATGAGTGATAGCTGCACCTACACCTGTTGTTTTCTCCACtgtgtttctgtacattttgggaaaaaaagggcttcaattttcatttccttcctcataaaacatttgcaaagccgatttGTCTTAAAAGTTAGAAACCTACATTGTTGAGATCCgtgtttacttgctagcagtcttcttctttgctTGCTTGCTGAATActaatatgtatataaatgacAATGTGTTCAAATTATACTGTCCAGTACAGTAACATAATCGTTTAGCTTTAGAAAACCCAAGATACACTTTTTCACTTCATACACTACAATACACTTCAGTAAACATTTCCTTATTCAACAACACGACAACATCCTGCATGTGTCATTGCTGTTTATTTATCTCTTAAGAATACAAATGTCAAATCGCCAATCAAAACTTGTCAACTCCGAACAGTTGCCACTGACAAAATCAACACTTCCAAACACTAGAATAGTGAAGCAGGCACTACATGGAGACGTATTGGTGTGTAGAGCAGGACTGCACAGATGTCTTACATATTATAGACTTATAATTTTGTAACTCATCCAAGCCAAACAGGCCACAGAAGTTTCCACAACCTGCCCGGCTCTCCGCTTCTGCTCATTTAATTGGGCAGTGGGAAGACTTCAAACAGCAGCGCTAATCGCTGGTGCAAATCGCCGTCTCGCTGGCACGTCACTCCAGTTCTGCTAATTTCCCGTTGGCTAATTAGTAAGCACTTGTGCTAGCCCCGCACTGTTCATATCACAATCCTTTTTAATTGGAAAGCCCCTCAGATCAGGCCTGTGCTCCTCAGCTAAGCAAAACCTAAAACCAATGacagactgtatatatagagaGGGGGGTTctggtggtggaggggggtCATATATAAATAACTGACCTTGATACCCAAATCCTCTGGTTATTTGAAAGCAAGAGATAGCACAGGGAAATCACATTACTAGTTTCTAGGGCTGGGCTGAGAATGTACTTTTAATTGAAGCATTGCTActttttcattctgtttcttatgataataatagcaataaacCTTACTTGTAGCCACAAAGCACATtgaaagtactgtacttaagtacaatattgaggtacttttactttacattaGTATTTCCAtcttctgctactttatacttctgctctaCTACAATTCAGAAGAAATATTACTGTACTTTTTGCTCCACTACTTTTATATGACAGctgtagttagtagttaatTTGCAGATGGAGATTTTAcctaaaacaaaatatgataagcttataaaatccaaaacactgttaaagattaaagCATGGATCCCAACTCTTCTGGCTTGTGACCgtttacaaataaaactgtgTGTAGTTGGGGCCACAATCAACTTTCATGAGAGACATCTGAAAGTCTTCtcaaattgtttcatttaaatcgCAGTTTGAGGCctaaagaggtcaaattatccaatatttcacaaataatAGCAAAGATTAAATGTTCTTCTCCAACCCCATTGATCATCTCTCAgtccctcagatttatcttgtgaccctttggaagGCCCTGACTCCTtaagcagctacaacagtaaaatactccTTACACatttgcatcagtattaacaatctagtaatatataacaatatatatttatttcaccattgcacaatgcaatgcagccaCACCACATGTTGAATTGTAAGGGCTGTTGACTCTTCTTGTGATGCTACCATTATTACCCTCTGTGACTACATGCatacagtggtggaggaagtattcagatcctttacttatgtaaaagtagcaataccacagtgtaaaaatactccatcgCAAGTAaaagcaactattttgataaccaaACAGCCAAACATTCCAACTTCTCAATTATGAGGATttgaagtatttattttatcctTATCTcatgtaaagtgaatatcttgtCTCAAAAAACgatattgattaattgataaaatacTTTgttgcaaagtaactagtaactaagagctgtcagataaatgtagtggagtaaaaatgcaatatttacTCTCAGTGTAGTAGAGTACCTCTACCTCTACCTCAAAAtgattacttacttacttactctacattacagtaaatgtacagtgaatGTTACTTGCCACTACTGCATGTATGACCTGTGCAACAAGTTCATACACTATGGGCAGGGGAGACAGCAGATCAAGGGAAAGTAGATGCTCCTAAAAAATACTAATACTAGTTAATTACAGACATTATTGATAGAATACACTGATGTAAAGTAAACAGTGCAACAGGGTCCAGAGGTGGGTTTTTCTGTTACTGTTAAAAGTGAGAAATATGTAAATTATTAACCAAATGTGCTGTTGTTAAATCAGTTCTGAGGGCAAAGGTAGCTTGAAAACCCCCAGGCCATTTAACTCCCATCTGTTCATATGTGAAAGTCTACAGTGTGAGTGGTTTGTTATTTAGGAATCTCTTTCGTTCTGCTTGTTTCTATCCTCGTGAGACACATGAAACTACTGGACTGACTCAGTCCACATGTGCACTGTGTCTAGGTGTGTGGGAAGGAGCATATgggttatacagtatgttttacacACCATGAACACACTCTCACCCTTGTCCGGTCTCactgttttgtctctctctgcctcagcaTCTCTGTGGGGGGAAAGCATATTGGACAGTTTGTTGGCAGCTGTATAAAATCAATGTCTGAGATAAAACATGCGCTTGCCGGAGGTAAATAAACTCCCCGAGCTGGACAGATAAGGTTTCTGCCGGAGTCCTACATAATGGGCCGGCCGAGTGATTTGACTTTGTCAGAAGGGGCAACTTTGCTTTGCAGCAATTGGCTCTTtgaaggaagtgtgtgtgtgtgtgtgtgtgtgtgtgtgtgtggctagaGCTGggaattgataaaaaaaaaaatattcaacacTAATACAGGCTTACACCAACTTCAAATACCAGCTTTAAATTCACTTTTTCCTCAATATATGTATTACACTGACCAGTAGATGAAATTattattagccatgctagtgtcATGGCTCTGTCGATGGCAATCTCAgctggtcggtccaccactttggtcaacaAGTAATGGATGGATtcccatgaaattttgtacagacatgcaTGGTTCCCAGAGGGTGAATACTAATGATTTTGGTGCTCCCCAACATTatatctagcgccaccatgaggttgacataggtggttttgagtgaaatgtctcaacagctattggatggattgccatgaaatttggtacagacattcatggtgatcccctgacttttcatctagcaccaccatgacaTCAAATTTTGTGGTTCAGAATGAAATACcttgacaactattgaatggaccaccagcaggtcaaagttttcactaaTTTAGTAAAATATCTACCAGATGGATTGGTGCTAAATTTTGTATAGACATGCATGGttagaggatgaattgtaat
This sequence is a window from Siniperca chuatsi isolate FFG_IHB_CAS linkage group LG5, ASM2008510v1, whole genome shotgun sequence. Protein-coding genes within it:
- the hspb8 gene encoding heat shock protein beta-8 — protein: MAEGDFYTMGNRQRFPRDPFGESPFRDQLASRFMDDDFGMPPFPDDLAMDWPGWARPGRLSTRLSSSPFSSSLRTGFPSRQSTGGPTLYTSRYGEPSSRSSPTTTGGEPWKVCVNVHSFKPEELNVKTRDGFVEVSGKHEEKQEEGGIVTKNFTKKIQIPIDVDPLTVFASLSPEGVLIIEARQTPPYYLFSNEGSQGGETLEVEAPKPQEAPMV